The nucleotide window acactgtctctgattcatggcacgtgttttaataaatcagacttttgcatcttcagtttctcatcaattccaagtcatgaaaataataaaagcaacatttacagctgcagcgtgcactaaatattttcttacttttcttatttctgtttttgtctaaccacagtttatctcatgcattgatgtgtgtattgagcatgcaagatcaccagcttgaccacaaacagttttaggacattcagtctgttgcatgcctgaataaaaacacttgtggtttgtgttctcgcctagcttttcacagcaacagcaacatcactgcaccaggagcgtcagtaaagaccaagaagaagaagaagaaacacagcactgagcctgaaagctgatgtactgtaggctgcaagcagaatcctttatgacccagagataatttaatatgaaaaatgtatatcaatatagtaaatgaatcatattattaatcatattattcattttataaataatttttaactacattcaaaaaatagaaacctgtttacctttaatatgtttactttaattaactttgatatatttttactactgtaaactggtgtataaaatcaggccgcttcaatgcagactttgcacccttaacagaagttcagaagctcaaatcacatcaaatcatcaaacgtaatgacaaacgagagatgtttttctgaataaaatacaatctttttttgttttaatataaatgaacaaggctagataggttaggaaaattctagcaaacgtataagctaattgtcattacagaccttgtgatagtaatttagcttattgaaagctgtatattagtgatgaaaacagctatttagattcatacaaacagaaataatgtatttataaacttgcacctttctgctgtggacgccatcttgtggtcagacgcgggaactcattcggcaggtgaacttttgtgctttctagccgttgagtgaacacaaagtcccttaaaaagccttcacatacatccaaaaataacgaaaacattaataaaacttaataatattaaatctgaaaacaagagccaatgaaaagtacataaatatgactgaaccatgtagcctaccagatgatgatacaaacggccatgtgatctgaaatcgtgcgtagaccatagactgtgaaatataggcatagacatagaaattgtgaacgatttaatttactttctattatttacaataataaactttttttaacttatattcctaatatctacgtgagcagttagcactgtacgtgtaattaaacagcatgcacttacattgcttgggccactaatagaaaatatatgagtcaattttattattttaatttaattaattcctaaatagctgtacattttacaaagtcaaaccttgtcaaaccaatcttgctcatttagcattattattacagtttcgtgaattataaattaattgatttaaacttcattattattattattataattattattattttaactatgtttattattattattaattatttattatttatatgttgagatgagatgaatcgtttactcacgtgattcagattggcgattcaaattgtggttgctatagcaacgcgtgttatgatttgactccatatataaacaccgagactcgccgctatctgttgattgaggagaggcgaatttctgagacatttgctgaggattactgtgctgatactgcgattcttcaaggagaccagagaatttctgacagaagacttttattttacaaggagatcgacgctcagagctgaaattattccttttgacacgttttgttgctcttttgttgtgtttattttgattttgatcttgtttttattgacatttttattgatatttgatctttgttcttgttttcaggtttgctggagtttggaggagtttgtcagatgggtgaaaaccgcagtgagtgttttagtttttatttgtttatgatcaatcatgatatgatgttgtgtaatgtttggggaaatgtgatgtaaataaactggtacaaatgaacccatttcaacacaactgttccccgatataagtgatcagatgtcttttattctctgtagatgcagctactaaagttaattgttgattaattcttataatcttataataaacgtgatatgttgttgttgttgtcgttgtctcaggccgctccagatccaggagttctgctttcatccaggcagctgttcaggacgtcaggacacatgatggtgatggtgaaaccCAGACCGTGAGCCAAGAGCTTGATGGATTTCTCGCACCTCTGCCTTCCCTGTTGGCCAAATCTGTGTccacagatcagggtaacaggaagaggaagcggcagagcggcagccagcaaacaccagaagatgaacgtccgtccacctcatctagaagagctctcaaacgctctcgcagaggtcagaatggcttattgaagaagtgatgatgatgtttcagtaatgctcttttacagttttctctactgctgcatgttttctttgaacacacatttctactgctcctctgtgttgcagacgcgtatgcaaagggcccactgctgggagacggtggatttggctctgtgtttgctgggatgcgcaggtctgatggactgccagtaagtcgttttctccgctcttcattcaaacagcctttagaaatcctgatctcagtaaatgtgatgtgtgaggatcaggcaggtgtgatttattatgctttatctgtctacaggtcgccatcaagtatgtgtctaaagagcggacacagaggagactgagagttgtgagttcagtgtgaacctgttgttgtgtttgatgtttcattgggttctgaatccaatcgtttgtcctgcaggaaggtcagggtcggctgccgctggaggtggcactgatgacccgcgtcaattcagctcctgcctgccccaacgtcctgcagctgctagactggtttgaccgtcccagacgctacatcctgatcctggagcgtccggatccctgccaagacctccagagcttctgtgaggagaacgacTGTCTGGATGAGGGTCTGGCCAAGAAAGTGTtggtgcagctgatcgcggctctgaaacactgcgagagccgcggagtcctgcaccgggacgtcaagccagagaacctgctgatctccacagagtcccaggacatcaagctgctggacttcggctgtggagatctgctcaagcgctcggcctacaaatacttcgcaggtgggtttgtgttgcagaaggaaacactctgtggatgtttgtgagcttttgatgatccaccaaagggaatttgtgtgtgctggagtgttttgaatgggtgtttgtgtctccttgtgtctctcaggaactattcaatacgctccacctgagtggttctgcagacagcgctaccatgcgggtccagctacggtgtggtcagtaggagtgaccctcttcaacatcctgtgcaaccgtttccccttcggaggctcactgagggtcacgtccaggagcaaactgaccttccccataactctgtcaacaggtaagagactcactgagagatcagcagaagtgtgttgctctgtgtttctgaacacagtgttgtgtgtatcagagtgccgtcagctgattggctggtgtctcagtccagcggcggctgatcggcccagtttggacgatattgagcgccatccctggttacagtgaacaggtggccagtgacttgACACTTATCTGAGTGACGCACTCATGGCTTTGATTGTGTTGTTAGGGTCAGTCTGGATTAATGATCTTAATGATTTGTGTAGGGTGAGCAGGAGTCACACAGGAAGTGCAGAGAACTGCTTCCTGATCACCTGCAGAATGAGGAGTGGGCATTAACTAATGGCCGACTCACCCAGGGCCGGGGCCCCTTTACCTGCACTAAGCCACCGCTTCAGATGAATTTAATGTTAAtagggattttaataataaacgtattatttagacaaataatccaggtgtagtgtcttcctagagtgactggagagagctcaaataaagggagagttcacacagaaatccagatttactcactgtttactcaaactcaagcggtttcaaatctttaagagtttcttgttttctgttttgcacaaaataaaatgttttgaagaagctgaaaacctgtaaccgttgactttcatagtagcaaaaacaaacaagtcaatgggtacagcttttcagctttcttcaaaatatcttcctttgtattgaacagaataaagaaactcaaacaggtttggagcaagtgaaagggagttaatgatacagaattgttattttggggtgaactatccatttaagtcctcttaatggaggttttcataatggttttaaaatgaagattgcagctctactgactgaggctaaaggtgtgatgaaatattgttttggttgttattccattaaatgatcttatagatctataatatataagttttggtggagttgttgtggtaatttgcccacagtagcagtaaaacctctgaaatggtgtacacatctgatgatctaagacctagttttttgtttttttaatattaggaatgttcagagctctgttagatgtacatttgcattctacatttctgttgttgtagcagggagatgtttgttttgtggcatgaaaagagtttaagaacttcagttttagctgggagtactactgcatatgcactcatgtgattggcttaaattatattaaactgagagacccagaaacaacactgagtcctttctgagactgcaagtcaaatattctgaaaaaaacatttaacctttcttaaatgtatttacatttttaatcattaaaaacttacaatattagaatcaatgaaaataggatgcagatgccagaacattgtcattaacactcttttgaatcatatttctactaaagaacaatgactttagtttactctactttacattctgctggttctgacatcagaataaatactgaagtctgaactctgagcctttttcattcctctgcctttgttgctgtgtggaaggcatgtctaatgaagcataacacacttcttcaccagcctgaaacagaatatatttaattaaaataataaacaaataaataaacaaataaatatattacattatattgatgtaatttatgttgctgctaaactattgcgaataatatatattaaaattattctcaaaatgtgctcatacctcaacatgtctgttctcagccccagaacctacagaaacttaacaaaagataagaataatttacattttataatttgagatatacattttttacgaatagctgatgacctgtagttttcttctgacagaggcagtagacgcagatggagaagaggagaacacacaccgaacacacactgaacagcagattccagcagaaaacacactctgatgcaggtgatgtggaggtgctgttaaaccgttcagcacaaggagactcttgctctaaaatgaacaacaggccattattaaagtgaatatatatttagttattatattcattttattttatcttaactgattacacacaataatgaaaaatatgagtttaacacggatgaatttgctaaaagtggttggaaaatcagaagttaaagattctaatattaaatacactataaatcatcgttttacaaaatataatgaatttgctgttaatttaatttaaagtattattagaaactaagatacactttaaaaactaattataaacacttattttactaatatactttattaaatatacattatttctgtatttgaagtcggactatggctgcaggattgtgttgcttaattatttgcaggactttgcattaattatcgataaaattcattcaaataatattaaaataataaaactttaggtaAACATGTAAACTTATCATTAAAGCACAGCTATATTATGAAGAGATAAACTATAATTGACACTAATATTCGCTGTAAACCATAatcatcaaaatgaactgaaataaacacttgaaataaattattctgagtgtaatgaatgattaaataattccccagcacggtttaattgagaaaatatcttttgcaacacatttttaaacataatatgttaaataaataatctctaataactcatgacacaatattttaatagttattttacaagacactagtattcagcttaaagtgcagtttaaaggctcactgggttaattaggttaactaaagttagtttaatttaggcaaatcataggacaacagtgtttggttctgtagccaaaaaaaaaaaaaaaaaaatcttacagggctaataataatgtgcttaattttttgtttgtttttatcaaaaactgttttcacttcagccaaactgaaaaataaacttcactgatctgataagatctcttagatcattgtcacaaagcacagattttccattaggctttctttagtcttgtgtattgattaatgtgcgcgagggcaactattggtttaatgagggagttttctgagagatgaagagctgtaaagtgagtgttcaattacaaaaagaaatgattatacaaactcagtgtttccttttattaacattgacaaaaccgtattactttaaaagaaatatgatTATCAAAGCATGTCTTAGAGCGAATAAGCCCAACAGGATTTTTATATAATCGCCTTTTaccttaatttatatataaaataaatgtttaattagtaatcactactgatgggttagattttcaatattcaatattgttcagtaattattcagcagtaattaaacatctctgtagcatttcctcctgcagatgtggttcagtcagttcagcactgcagggagctgtccattgtgctgaatttactccacactaaactctcttctcacattaaattcattataagtgtctgatcagtgaacaggatactgtcatttctcaacaactaaagaaggtctaatgtagaaattaaaagataataggaaatacaaacagatggatttgctttatgaaaggaaattttgttgaatgattattacaatttggtttaaatgttgaatgttgcactcgtatatgttgcattgctctgctcttctttaaataaatcaaacctcagttgtgtgctgtttacactgtctctgattcatggcacgtgttttaataaatcagacttttgcatcttcagtttctcatcaattccaagtcatgaaaataataaaagcaacatttacagctgcagcgtgcactaaatattttcttacttttcttatttctgtttttgtctaaccacagtttatctcatgcattgatgtgtgtattgagcatgcaagatcaccagcttgaccacaaacagttttaggacattcagtctgttgcatgcctgaataaaaacacttgtggtttgtgttctcgcctagcttttcacagcaacagcaacatcactgcaccaggagcgtcagtaaagaccaagaagaagaagaagaaacacagcactgagcctgaaagctgatgtactgtaggctgcaagcagaatcctttatgacccagagataatttaatatgaaaaatgtatatcaatatagtaaatgaatcatattattaatcatattattcattttataaataatttttaactacattcaaaaaatagaaacctgtttacctttaatatgtttactttaattaactttgatatatttttactactgtaaactggtgtataaaatcaggccgcttcaatgcagactttgcacccttaacagaagttcagaagctcaaatcacatcaaatcatcaaacgtaatgacaaacgagagatgtttttctgaataaaatacaatctttttttgttttaatataaatgaacaaggctagataggttaggaaaattctagcaaacgtataagctaattgtcattacagaccttgtgatagtaatttagcttattgaaagctgtatattagtgatgaaaacagctatttagattcatacaaacagaaataatgtatttataaacttgcacctttctgctgtggacgccatcttgtggtcagacgcgggaactcattcggcaggtgaacttttgtgctttctagccgttgagtgaacacaaagtcccttaaaaagccttcacatacatccaaaaataacgaaaacattaataaaacttaataatattaaatctgaaaacaagagccaatgaaaagtacataaatatgactgaaccatgtagcctaccagatgatgatacaaacggccatgtgatctgaaatcgtgcgtagaccatagactgtgaaatataggcatagacatagaaattgtgaacgatttaatttactttctattatttacaataataaactttttttaacttatattcctaatatctacgtgagcagttagcactgtacgtgtaattaaacagcatgcacttacattgcttgggccactaatagaaaatatatgagtcaattttattattttaatttaattaattcctaaatagctgtacattttacaaagtcaaaccttgtcaaaccaatcttgctcatttagcattattattacagtttcgtgaattataaattaattgatttaaacttcattattattattattataattattattattttaactatgtttattattattattaattatttattatttatatgttgagatgagatgaatcgtttactcacgtgattcagattggcgattcaaattgtggttgctatagcaacgcgtgttatgatttgactccatatatacacaccgagactcgccgctatctgttgattgaggagaggcgaatttctgagacatttgctgaggattactgtgctgatactgcgattcttcaaggagaccagagaatttctgacagaagacttttattttacaaggagatcgacgctcagagctgaaattattccttttgacacgttttgttgctcttttgttgtgtttattttgattttgatcttgtttttattgacatttttattgatatttgatctttgttcttgttttcaggtttgctggagtttggaggagtttgtcagatgggtgaaaaccgcagtgagtgttttagtttttatttgtttatgatcaatcatgatatgatgttgtgtaatgtttggggaaatgtgatgtaaataaactggtacaaatgaacccatttcaacacaactgttccccgatataagtgatcagatgtcttttattctctgtagatgcagctactaaagttaattgttgattaattcttataatcttatgataaacgtgatatgttgttgttgttgtcgttgtctcaggccgctccagatccaggagttctgctttcatccaggcagctgttcaggacgtcaggacacatgatggtgatggtgaaaccCAGACCGTGAGCCAAGAGCTTGATGGATTTCTCGCACCTCTGCCTTCCCTGTTGGCCAAATCTGTGTccacagatcagggtaacaggaagaggaagcggcagagcggcagccagcaaacaccagaagatgaacgtccgtccacctcatctagaagagctctcaaacgctctcgcagaggtcagaatggcttattgaagaagtgatgatgatgtttcagtaatgctcttttacagttttctctactgctgcatgttttctctgaacacacatttctactgctcctctgtgttgcagacgcgtatgcaaagggcccactgctgggagacggtggatttggctctgtgtttgctgggatgcgcaggtctgatggactgccagtaagtcgttttctccgctcttcattcaaacagcctttagaaatcctgatctcagtaaatgtgatgtgtgaggatcaggcaggtgtgatttattatgctttatctgtctacaggtcgccatcaagtatgtgtctaaagagcggacacagaggagactgagagttgtgagttcagtgtgaacctgttgttgtgtttgatgtttcattgggttctgaatccaatcgtttgtcctgcaggaaggtcagggtcggctgccgctggaggtggcactgatgacccgcgtcaattcagctcctgcctgccccaacgtcctgcagctgctagactggtttgaccgtcccagacgctacatcctgatcctggagcgtccgGATCCCTGCCAAGACCTCCAGAGCTACTGTGAGGAGAACGACTGTCTGGATGAGggtctggccaagaaagtgctggtgcagctgatcgcggctctgaaacactgcgagagccgcggagtcctgcaccgggacgtcaagccagagaacctgctgatctccacagagtcccaggacatcaagctgcttgacttcggctgtggagatctgctcaagcgctcggcctacaaatacttcgcaggtgggtttgtgttgcagaaggaaacactctgtggatgtttgtgagcttttgatgatccaccaaagggaatttgtgtgtgctggagtgttttgaacgggtgtttgtgtctccttgtgtctctcaggaactattcaatacgctccacctgagtggttctgcagacagcgctaccatgcgggtccagctacggtgtggtcagtaggagtgaccctcttcaacatcctgtgcaaccgtttccccttcggaggctcactgagggtcacgtccaggagcaaactgaccttccccataactctgtcaacaggtaagagactcactgagagatcagcagaagtgtgttgctctgtgtttctgaacacggtgttgtgtgtatcagagtgccgtcagctgattggctggtgtctcagtccagcggcggctgatcggcccagtttggacgatattgagcgccatccctggttacagtgaacaggtggccagtgacttgACACTTATCTGAGTGACGCACTCATGGCTTTGATTGTGTTGTTAGGGTCAGTCTGGATTAATGATCTTAATGATTTGTGTAGGGTGAGCAGGAGTCACACAGGAAGTGCAGAGAACTGCTTCCTGATCACCTGCAGAATGAGGAGTGGGCATTAACTAATGGCCGACTCACCCAGGGCCGGGGCCCCTTTACCTGCACTAAGCCACCGCTTCAGATGAATTTAATGTTAAtagggattttaataataaacgtattatttagacaaataatccaggtgtagtgtcttcctagagtgactggagagagctcaaataaagggagagttcacacagaaatccagatttactcactgtttactcaaactcaagcggtttcaaatctttaagagtttcttgttttctgttttgcacaaaataaaatgttttgaagaagctgaaaacctgtaaccgttgactttcatagtagcaaaaacaaacaagtcaatgggtacagcttttcagctttcttcaaaatatcttcttttgtattgaacagaataaagaaactcaaacaggtttggagcaagtgaaagggagttaatgataaagaattgttattttggg belongs to Danio rerio strain Tuebingen ecotype United States chromosome 1, GRCz12tu, whole genome shotgun sequence and includes:
- the LOC141385408 gene encoding serine/threonine-protein kinase pim-3-like isoform X1 translates to MGENRSRSRSRSSAFIQAAVQDVRTHDGDGETQTVSQELDGFLAPLPSLLAKSVSTDQGNRKRKRQSGSQQTPEDERPSTSSRRALKRSRRDAYAKGPLLGDGGFGSVFAGMRRSDGLPVAIKYVSKERTQRRLRVEGQGRLPLEVALMTRVNSAPACPNVLQLLDWFDRPRRYILILERPDPCQDLQSFCEENDCLDEGLAKKVLVQLIAALKHCESRGVLHRDVKPENLLISTESQDIKLLDFGCGDLLKRSAYKYFAGTIQYAPPEWFCRQRYHAGPATVWSVGVTLFNILCNRFPFGGSLRVTSRSKLTFPITLSTECRQLIGWCLSPAAADRPSLDDIERHPWLQ
- the LOC141385408 gene encoding serine/threonine-protein kinase pim-3-like isoform X2 gives rise to the protein MGENRSRSRSRSSAFIQAAVQDVRTHDGDGETQTVSQELDGFLAPLPSLLAKSVSTDQGNRKRKRQSGSQQTPEDERPSTSSRRALKRSRRDAYAKGPLLGDGGFGSVFAGMRRSDGLPVAIKYVSKERTQRRLRVEGQGRLPLEVALMTRVNSAPACPNVLQLLDWFDRPRRYILILERPDPCQDLQSFCEENDCLDEGLAKKVLVQLIAALKHCESRGVLHRDVKPENLLISTESQDIKLLDFGCGDLLKRSAYKYFAGTIQYAPPEWFCRQRYHAGPATVWSVGVTLFNILCNRFPFGGSLRVTSRSKLTFPITLSTEAVDADGEEENTHRTHTEQQIPAENTL
- the LOC141385379 gene encoding serine/threonine-protein kinase pim-3-like isoform X1; this encodes MYCLLEFGGVCQMGENRSRSRSRSSAFIQAAVQDVRTHDGDGETQTVSQELDGFLAPLPSLLAKSVSTDQGNRKRKRQSGSQQTPEDERPSTSSRRALKRSRRDAYAKGPLLGDGGFGSVFAGMRRSDGLPVAIKYVSKERTQRRLRVEGQGRLPLEVALMTRVNSAPACPNVLQLLDWFDRPRRYILILERPDPCQDLQSYCEENDCLDEGLAKKVLVQLIAALKHCESRGVLHRDVKPENLLISTESQDIKLLDFGCGDLLKRSAYKYFAGTIQYAPPEWFCRQRYHAGPATVWSVGVTLFNILCNRFPFGGSLRVTSRSKLTFPITLSTEAVDADGEEENTHRTHTEQQIPAENTL
- the LOC141385379 gene encoding serine/threonine-protein kinase pim-3-like isoform X2, with amino-acid sequence MGENRSRSRSRSSAFIQAAVQDVRTHDGDGETQTVSQELDGFLAPLPSLLAKSVSTDQGNRKRKRQSGSQQTPEDERPSTSSRRALKRSRRDAYAKGPLLGDGGFGSVFAGMRRSDGLPVAIKYVSKERTQRRLRVEGQGRLPLEVALMTRVNSAPACPNVLQLLDWFDRPRRYILILERPDPCQDLQSYCEENDCLDEGLAKKVLVQLIAALKHCESRGVLHRDVKPENLLISTESQDIKLLDFGCGDLLKRSAYKYFAGTIQYAPPEWFCRQRYHAGPATVWSVGVTLFNILCNRFPFGGSLRVTSRSKLTFPITLSTECRQLIGWCLSPAAADRPSLDDIERHPWLQ